Proteins co-encoded in one Candidatus Poribacteria bacterium genomic window:
- a CDS encoding exo-alpha-sialidase, translating into MIEIRGTGHIYRNPKPHLRARHAWHPTLVVIDQNELIAAFDIGEAVESLDYRTYINHSHDGGETWDAPVPMFPDNLIQHPTRRTTHIGRPRRMSDGELVAFIARFYRDDTEQGIWNPDTTGVAEMDLMVARSTDDGSTWRQLQYISPPLVGQPFEVCHTLVELADGRWLAPVSCLRCWDGSAPNGLKVIGMVSADQGVTWPTYIDISSILSSRLYSWQMNACSLLAGHLMNAAVRPKRSATRSVTMARRFQPHRIRRA; encoded by the coding sequence ATGATTGAGATTCGTGGGACCGGCCACATCTACCGTAACCCGAAGCCACATCTTCGCGCTCGACATGCGTGGCACCCAACCTTGGTGGTCATTGACCAGAACGAACTAATTGCCGCGTTTGACATCGGTGAGGCGGTTGAGAGTTTGGATTACCGTACCTATATCAACCACAGTCATGATGGTGGGGAGACTTGGGACGCGCCTGTGCCAATGTTTCCTGATAATCTGATCCAGCATCCGACGCGGCGCACCACGCACATTGGGCGACCGAGACGGATGTCGGATGGTGAACTGGTCGCATTCATCGCTCGTTTTTACCGCGACGACACGGAACAGGGTATCTGGAATCCAGACACAACAGGTGTGGCGGAGATGGATTTAATGGTAGCGCGGAGCACGGATGATGGTTCGACTTGGAGACAACTCCAGTACATCTCACCACCTCTGGTGGGGCAACCCTTTGAAGTCTGTCACACCCTTGTCGAGTTAGCAGACGGTCGATGGTTGGCTCCGGTATCATGCCTGCGGTGTTGGGACGGATCAGCTCCCAACGGTTTGAAGGTTATCGGGATGGTTTCCGCCGATCAGGGGGTGACTTGGCCCACATACATCGACATATCGTCCATTTTGAGCAGTCGGTTGTACAGTTGGCAGATGAACGCCTGCTCGCTGTTGGCTGGGCATTTGATGAACGCAGCGGTAAGACCAAAGCGGTCAGCTACGCGGTCAGTCACGATGGCAAGACGTTTTCAACCCCACCGCATCCGACGGGCTTGA